Proteins encoded within one genomic window of Chitinophaga parva:
- a CDS encoding hydroxypyruvate isomerase family protein, with amino-acid sequence MLKQAATVALAVTSLPSLAASVSCTETTDMLKGNIHHSACAWCYSSIPLDDMCKAFKAMGLEAIDLLDPPQFATAHKYGLDCGIVASINKDWDIYRGWNRPEHHDPLVEYYQHMIDETANAGFKNLICFSGARKGLNDEQGMDNCATGLKRIMSYAEKKKVTIVMELLNSKIDHHDYQCDHTAWGVELAKKIGSERFKLLYDIYHMQIMEGDVIRTITDNHQYIAHYHTGGVPGRHEIDDTQETFYPAVMRAIVATGYKGYVAQEFIPTEKDKLAALKRCVKICDV; translated from the coding sequence ATGCTCAAACAGGCTGCCACCGTAGCATTGGCAGTTACTTCGCTGCCTTCCCTGGCCGCATCCGTATCATGTACAGAAACAACCGATATGCTGAAAGGAAACATCCACCACTCGGCCTGCGCCTGGTGTTACAGTTCCATCCCACTGGATGACATGTGCAAGGCGTTTAAGGCCATGGGCCTGGAAGCCATAGACCTGCTGGACCCTCCCCAGTTTGCCACCGCCCACAAATATGGGCTGGATTGTGGCATTGTGGCCAGCATCAATAAGGATTGGGACATTTACCGGGGCTGGAACCGCCCGGAACATCACGATCCGCTGGTGGAATACTACCAGCATATGATCGATGAAACAGCCAATGCCGGGTTTAAGAACCTGATCTGTTTTTCCGGCGCCCGTAAAGGCCTGAATGATGAACAGGGCATGGACAACTGCGCCACGGGCCTGAAACGCATCATGTCTTACGCAGAAAAGAAAAAAGTGACCATCGTGATGGAGTTGCTGAACAGCAAGATAGACCACCACGATTACCAGTGCGATCATACCGCCTGGGGCGTGGAACTGGCCAAGAAGATAGGCTCCGAGCGCTTTAAACTGCTCTACGATATTTACCATATGCAGATCATGGAAGGAGACGTGATCCGCACCATCACGGACAACCACCAGTACATTGCCCATTACCACACCGGCGGGGTGCCCGGCCGTCATGAAATTGACGATACCCAGGAAACCTTCTACCCGGCAGTGATGCGCGCCATCGTGGCCACCGGCTACAAAGGCTACGTGGCCCAGGAATTTATCCCCACGGAAAAAGATAAACTGGCTGCGCTGAAAAGATGTGTGAAGATCTGTGACGTGTAA
- a CDS encoding amino acid permease: MQSSFKKPLSWLMQESVADNAHSLKRSLSAFQLVTLGLGVIIGAGLFSLTGLAAANNAGPAVTLSFIVSAVGCCFAGLCYAEFSSMIPVAGSAYTYAYATMGEVLAWIIGWDLVLEFSVGGATVAISWSNYLTEFLAGYHLYLPPQLVRSPFELVTLADGSQVHAWFNLPALLVVVAMSLLLMRGTRGSAIWNAIVVSLKVGVVLVFIALGWQYINPANYHPYIPANTGVFGAYGWSGILRGAGVIFFVYLGFDMVSTAAQEARNPQRNMPIGILGSLALCTVLFLLFSHVLTGLAPYQEFKDSAAPVAVALKHTPYTWLAQAVILAIIVGYTSVILVDLLAQSRVFYAMANDGLLPGIFAEIHPKFRTPWKSNILLCVFVGGFAAIVPLHVVGEMTSIGTLLAFVIVCAGVWIMRRKMPDAPRAFKTPWVPFVPIMGILVCLAMMISLPGDTWLRLIIWMAIGLVIYFGYGKKRSKVRAAGQ, translated from the coding sequence ATGCAATCATCTTTCAAGAAACCGCTTTCCTGGCTGATGCAGGAATCTGTGGCGGACAATGCCCACAGCCTGAAACGCAGTCTCAGCGCTTTCCAGCTGGTGACGCTGGGCCTGGGGGTGATCATTGGGGCTGGTCTGTTTTCGCTTACCGGGCTGGCCGCAGCCAATAACGCCGGGCCCGCGGTGACCTTATCTTTCATCGTATCCGCGGTGGGATGCTGCTTTGCCGGACTTTGCTACGCGGAATTTTCCTCCATGATCCCGGTGGCCGGAAGTGCCTATACCTATGCGTATGCTACCATGGGCGAGGTGCTGGCCTGGATCATAGGCTGGGACCTGGTGCTGGAATTTTCTGTGGGCGGGGCTACGGTGGCTATCAGCTGGTCTAACTACCTCACGGAGTTCCTGGCGGGGTATCATCTTTACCTGCCCCCGCAACTGGTGCGCTCCCCGTTTGAGCTGGTAACGCTGGCAGACGGAAGCCAGGTGCACGCCTGGTTCAATTTACCGGCACTGCTGGTAGTGGTGGCCATGTCACTGCTGCTGATGCGGGGCACCCGCGGCTCCGCCATCTGGAACGCCATCGTGGTATCACTGAAAGTGGGCGTGGTCCTGGTTTTCATCGCACTGGGCTGGCAATACATTAACCCGGCAAACTATCATCCTTACATCCCGGCAAACACGGGTGTTTTTGGCGCGTACGGCTGGTCGGGCATCTTGCGCGGCGCCGGCGTGATCTTCTTTGTGTACCTGGGTTTTGATATGGTGAGCACTGCCGCCCAGGAAGCGCGCAACCCCCAGCGGAATATGCCCATCGGCATCCTGGGATCCCTGGCCTTGTGCACGGTGCTGTTCCTGTTGTTTTCCCATGTACTTACCGGCCTGGCGCCTTACCAGGAATTTAAAGACAGTGCGGCGCCGGTGGCAGTGGCGCTGAAGCATACGCCTTACACCTGGCTGGCCCAGGCCGTGATCCTGGCTATCATTGTGGGCTACACCTCCGTGATCCTGGTGGACCTGCTGGCCCAGAGCCGCGTGTTTTATGCTATGGCCAATGACGGCCTGCTGCCCGGGATCTTTGCGGAGATCCATCCTAAATTCCGCACGCCCTGGAAGTCCAACATCCTGCTGTGTGTTTTCGTGGGTGGCTTTGCCGCCATTGTGCCCCTGCACGTGGTGGGCGAAATGACCAGCATAGGAACCCTGCTGGCCTTTGTGATCGTGTGTGCGGGGGTATGGATCATGCGCCGCAAGATGCCGGATGCGCCCCGTGCGTTTAAAACGCCCTGGGTACCCTTTGTGCCCATCATGGGCATCCTGGTGTGCCTGGCCATGATGATCTCCCTGCCCGGCGATACCTGGCTGCGGCTGATCATCTGGATGGCGATAGGGCTGGTGATCTATTTTGGGTATGGGAAAAAGCGGAGCAAGGTAAGAGCGGCTGGCCAATAG
- a CDS encoding GNAT family N-acetyltransferase: MLEIKVNDQLSLRQLEPADAPLVYGQIDYSRKTLRKFLPWVDYNLKEDHSLRFIELMQRKAEEQDAIAFGMFKDAALCGVMDLHNWDHSLQKAEIGYWLGEAYRGQGIALACCHRLMQFGFEELHLNKIEIRFALQNERSSRIPIRLGFAREGILRHSAKLHGQLVDMVVMGMLKQDFKPMPDK; the protein is encoded by the coding sequence ATGCTAGAAATCAAGGTCAACGATCAACTGAGTTTGCGACAACTGGAGCCCGCAGACGCCCCGTTGGTATACGGCCAGATCGATTATTCCCGCAAAACCCTCCGTAAATTCCTCCCCTGGGTCGATTACAATCTTAAAGAAGATCATTCCCTTCGCTTTATAGAATTAATGCAACGCAAAGCGGAAGAACAGGACGCCATTGCCTTTGGTATGTTCAAAGATGCCGCACTCTGTGGCGTAATGGACCTGCATAACTGGGACCATTCCCTGCAGAAGGCTGAGATAGGCTACTGGCTGGGCGAGGCTTACCGGGGCCAGGGCATTGCCCTTGCCTGCTGCCACCGCCTCATGCAGTTTGGATTTGAAGAATTGCACCTCAATAAAATAGAGATCCGTTTTGCCCTGCAAAATGAAAGGAGCAGCCGCATCCCCATCCGGCTGGGCTTTGCCCGCGAAGGCATCCTGCGCCACAGCGCCAAGCTGCATGGGCAGCTGGTGGATATGGTGGTGATGGGAATGTTGAAACAGGATTTTAAGCCAATGCCGGACAAATAG
- the mqnC gene encoding cyclic dehypoxanthinyl futalosine synthase: protein MQLEALYQRALNFEFLSPEEGVYLFENAPLAELMHVANELRKIQVPHGKVTWQIDRNVNTTNVCVANCKFCNFYRIPGHAEAYITSIDEYKRKIEETIKYGGDQLLLQGGHHPELGLKFYVDLFRELKQLFPDIRLHTLGPPEVAHITKLEKSTHLEVLTALQEAGMDSLPGAGAEILNDRVRRLISKGKCGAQEWLDVMRAAHKLNIASSATMMFGHVETVLERFEHLADIRQVQSEKPEGHYGFTAFIPWTFQDVDTLLARIRGVHNMTTAEEYIRMIALSRIMLPNIKNIQASWLTVGKQVAKLCLHAGANDFGSIMIEENVVSAAGAPHRFTYRTIQEAIRDAGFEPQLRTQLYKFRELPAHIQEQIINY, encoded by the coding sequence ATGCAACTGGAAGCTTTATATCAGCGCGCGCTGAATTTTGAATTTTTATCGCCGGAAGAAGGGGTATACTTATTTGAAAACGCCCCGCTGGCAGAACTGATGCACGTGGCAAATGAACTGCGTAAAATACAGGTGCCCCACGGGAAAGTGACCTGGCAGATAGACCGCAATGTGAACACCACCAACGTGTGTGTGGCCAACTGCAAGTTCTGCAACTTCTACCGTATACCCGGCCACGCCGAAGCCTACATTACCAGCATTGACGAATACAAGCGCAAAATCGAAGAAACCATTAAATATGGCGGAGACCAGCTGCTGCTCCAGGGTGGCCACCACCCGGAACTGGGCCTCAAATTCTATGTAGACCTGTTCCGTGAGCTGAAACAGCTTTTCCCCGACATCCGCCTGCACACCCTGGGCCCTCCCGAAGTGGCACACATCACCAAGCTGGAAAAAAGTACCCACCTGGAAGTGCTCACCGCCCTGCAGGAAGCAGGTATGGACAGCCTGCCCGGCGCCGGCGCCGAGATCCTCAACGACCGCGTACGCCGCCTGATCTCCAAAGGCAAATGCGGCGCCCAGGAATGGCTGGACGTAATGCGTGCCGCACACAAGCTCAATATTGCCTCTTCCGCCACCATGATGTTTGGCCACGTGGAAACCGTGCTGGAACGCTTTGAGCACCTGGCAGACATCCGCCAGGTACAAAGTGAAAAGCCGGAAGGCCACTATGGCTTCACCGCCTTCATCCCCTGGACCTTCCAGGACGTGGACACCCTGCTGGCCCGCATCCGCGGCGTGCATAACATGACCACGGCCGAGGAATACATCCGCATGATAGCGCTCAGCCGCATTATGCTGCCCAATATCAAGAACATCCAGGCGTCCTGGCTCACCGTGGGCAAACAGGTGGCCAAGCTTTGCCTGCATGCAGGCGCCAATGACTTTGGGTCTATCATGATCGAGGAGAACGTGGTAAGCGCCGCCGGTGCCCCCCACCGCTTCACTTACCGTACCATCCAGGAGGCCATCCGCGATGCAGGTTTTGAGCCCCAGCTCCGCACGCAACTGTATAAGTTCCGCGAGCTGCCGGCACACATCCAGGAGCAGATCATTAACTACTAA
- a CDS encoding aspartyl protease family protein — MQSKIFHVHLLLAILVATHCAYGQHTEEKPLARFPFRQFFGGVVVVKAVLDPLPDTLQFIFDTGSAGISLDSAACKRMGITSVPSSTVIRGLGGSRQAQFVYNRTLRFPDFQLDSLNFHVNDYEAISQVYGVRVDGIIGYSLINRFVVQVDYDKEEIRLYPKGDFRYPRGGTLLHPNMNMIPVVNAPLRNGKGSANGHYYFDTGAGMCLLLSNQYLTDSSLHLRRRFKRTRTEAEGLNGKLEMDLTTMQEFRLGSFVFRNVPTYLFDDVSNITQYPSLGGLIGNDLLRRFNLTLNYGKKEIYLEPNSHFNEMFDYSYTGLIIYLINERATVVEVIPHSPAEKAGFLQGDIVLAVNKIFTNNLQVYRDQLKYPGTKAEMVISRNGNLMIKKLPVKSIL, encoded by the coding sequence ATGCAAAGCAAAATCTTCCACGTACACCTGCTGCTGGCTATCCTGGTCGCCACGCATTGCGCCTATGGGCAGCACACAGAAGAGAAACCCCTGGCACGTTTCCCCTTCAGGCAATTCTTCGGCGGCGTGGTAGTCGTAAAAGCAGTTCTTGATCCCCTACCGGATACCCTTCAATTTATTTTTGATACGGGTAGTGCGGGTATATCCCTCGATAGCGCTGCCTGTAAGCGGATGGGGATCACCTCCGTTCCATCGTCCACCGTGATCCGGGGCCTGGGCGGCTCCCGGCAGGCGCAATTTGTATATAACCGCACCCTGCGCTTCCCCGATTTCCAGCTGGATAGCCTCAACTTTCATGTGAATGATTACGAGGCCATTTCCCAGGTGTATGGGGTGCGCGTAGATGGCATTATCGGTTATAGCCTCATCAACCGGTTCGTGGTGCAGGTGGATTATGACAAGGAAGAGATCCGCCTGTACCCGAAAGGCGATTTCCGCTACCCCCGCGGCGGCACCCTGCTGCACCCGAATATGAATATGATCCCCGTGGTGAACGCCCCCTTGCGCAATGGAAAGGGCTCGGCAAACGGGCATTATTATTTTGATACCGGCGCCGGTATGTGCCTGCTGCTTTCCAACCAGTACCTGACAGACAGCAGCCTGCACCTGCGCCGGCGTTTTAAACGCACGCGCACGGAGGCCGAGGGGCTGAACGGCAAGCTGGAAATGGACCTTACCACCATGCAGGAATTCCGCCTGGGCAGCTTCGTGTTCCGCAACGTGCCCACTTATCTTTTTGACGACGTATCCAACATTACCCAATATCCATCCCTGGGTGGGCTGATAGGCAATGACCTGCTGCGCCGGTTTAACCTCACCCTGAATTACGGCAAAAAGGAGATCTACCTGGAGCCCAACAGCCATTTTAACGAGATGTTTGACTACTCCTACACGGGCCTTATCATTTACCTGATCAACGAAAGGGCTACCGTGGTGGAAGTGATCCCCCACTCCCCGGCGGAGAAGGCCGGTTTCCTGCAGGGCGATATTGTGCTGGCGGTGAACAAGATCTTCACCAATAACCTGCAGGTGTACCGCGACCAGCTCAAATACCCGGGCACCAAGGCTGAAATGGTGATCAGCCGGAATGGAAACCTGATGATCAAAAAACTGCCTGTTAAGAGCATTCTCTGA
- a CDS encoding M16 family metallopeptidase: MIHYDKFTLENGLRVIVHEDHTTPMAVVNVLYDVGARDENPAQTGFAHLFEHLMFGGSVNIPEYDEPLQMAGGENNAYTTNDLTNYYIQLPAENIETAFWLESDRMLSLAFSEKSLEVQRKVVTEEFKEHYINKPYGDAWAKMRELAYTTHPYRWMTIGKELAHIEDAKLADVKAFFFKHYTPANAILVVGGKVTVAQVKELARKWFGDIPAGEKYVRNLPQEPPQTAARKLEVKSKVPLDALYKCYHMYPRSDRRYYAADLVSDILGGGSSSRLHQVLVKEKKLFSNIECYHFGSLDAGLLTIEGKLVKGVKMEDADAAIEEEIRKLQAEAISDRELQKVKNRVESMLAFEDISLLSRANNLAFYELMGDAAMMNTEFANYEQVTAAEVHAETLAVLDPKNSNTLYYYADNQ; encoded by the coding sequence ATGATTCATTACGATAAATTTACCCTGGAGAATGGCCTGCGGGTGATTGTGCATGAAGACCATACCACGCCCATGGCCGTGGTGAACGTGCTGTACGATGTGGGCGCCCGCGATGAAAATCCCGCCCAGACGGGGTTTGCACACCTTTTTGAGCACCTGATGTTTGGAGGCTCCGTGAACATCCCGGAGTACGATGAGCCCCTGCAGATGGCCGGTGGCGAAAACAACGCCTACACCACGAACGACCTTACCAACTACTACATACAACTGCCGGCAGAGAACATTGAAACGGCTTTCTGGCTGGAAAGTGACCGTATGCTGTCGCTGGCCTTCAGCGAAAAAAGCCTGGAAGTACAGCGCAAAGTGGTAACGGAAGAGTTTAAGGAGCACTATATCAACAAGCCTTACGGCGATGCCTGGGCCAAGATGCGGGAACTGGCCTACACCACCCACCCTTACCGCTGGATGACCATTGGCAAGGAACTGGCTCATATTGAAGATGCAAAGCTGGCCGATGTAAAGGCATTCTTCTTTAAACACTATACCCCAGCAAACGCTATCCTGGTGGTAGGCGGCAAAGTAACGGTGGCGCAGGTGAAAGAACTGGCCCGGAAGTGGTTTGGCGACATTCCCGCCGGTGAAAAATACGTGCGGAACCTGCCCCAGGAACCTCCGCAGACCGCGGCCCGCAAACTGGAAGTAAAATCCAAAGTGCCCCTGGACGCGCTCTACAAATGCTATCACATGTACCCCCGGTCTGACCGCCGTTATTACGCGGCAGACCTGGTATCTGATATCCTGGGGGGAGGCAGCTCCAGCCGCCTGCACCAGGTGCTGGTAAAGGAAAAGAAACTGTTCAGCAACATTGAGTGCTACCACTTTGGCAGCCTGGATGCCGGCCTGCTCACCATTGAAGGCAAGCTGGTCAAAGGCGTGAAAATGGAAGACGCCGATGCCGCCATTGAAGAAGAGATCCGTAAGCTGCAGGCCGAAGCGATCTCCGACCGGGAACTGCAGAAAGTGAAGAACCGCGTGGAAAGCATGCTGGCGTTTGAAGACATCAGCCTCCTGAGCCGGGCCAATAACCTGGCGTTCTATGAGCTGATGGGCGATGCCGCTATGATGAACACTGAGTTTGCCAACTACGAGCAGGTGACCGCCGCCGAGGTGCATGCAGAAACCCTGGCCGTGCTGGACCCGAAAAATTCCAATACACTTTACTATTACGCAGACAACCAGTAA
- a CDS encoding M16 family metallopeptidase has protein sequence MNRQNAPAIKDAVEFDILLKPYEKFTLDNGIPVYVVNAAEQDTLQLEMVFPAGSFYENETLVAAATNFLMKNGTAQHSALEISEAIDYYGAYLNRTSAHENATYTLHCLSKHLPALMPTLQEVILEPSFPEEELAIYKQNMKQRLVVNLQKSDFVANRHIDRYLFGEFHPYGRVSSMEGYDALQAETLRAFYQRHYTYNNCRIFMAGNVPGNAIALLNEAFGKTQWNGTSQLIKPELPILPATEKKYRIFNDENGVQGAIRIARPFPNRYHPDFPKMLVLNTVFGGYFGSRLMSNIREDKGYTYGIHSQVYNFRQAGAINITTEAGRDVCEAAIVEVYKEMERMQQELIDEEEILLVRNYMIGSILGDLDGAFHIIQRWKNLILNDLDENYFYNNIRTIKNISVEELQQLARQYYNPADFYELVVI, from the coding sequence ATGAACAGACAAAATGCCCCCGCGATAAAGGATGCAGTGGAATTTGACATACTGCTGAAGCCGTACGAAAAATTTACGCTGGACAACGGTATTCCTGTGTACGTGGTGAATGCCGCCGAACAGGATACCCTGCAGCTGGAAATGGTATTTCCGGCTGGCAGCTTTTATGAAAATGAAACCCTGGTCGCCGCCGCCACAAACTTCCTGATGAAGAACGGCACGGCCCAACATAGCGCCCTGGAGATCAGTGAAGCCATTGATTATTATGGCGCATACCTGAACCGTACCAGTGCGCATGAAAACGCCACCTACACCCTGCACTGCCTCAGCAAGCACCTGCCGGCGCTGATGCCCACCCTGCAGGAAGTGATCCTGGAGCCCAGCTTCCCGGAAGAGGAACTGGCCATTTACAAACAGAACATGAAACAGCGCCTGGTGGTGAACCTGCAGAAGAGTGATTTTGTGGCCAACCGCCACATAGACCGCTACCTGTTTGGCGAGTTCCACCCCTATGGCCGTGTGAGCAGCATGGAGGGCTATGACGCCCTGCAGGCGGAAACCCTGCGGGCCTTTTACCAGCGCCATTACACGTATAATAATTGCCGCATTTTCATGGCCGGTAATGTGCCGGGAAATGCCATTGCCCTATTGAATGAGGCCTTTGGCAAAACCCAGTGGAATGGTACTTCCCAGCTCATAAAACCGGAGCTGCCCATCCTGCCGGCCACGGAAAAGAAGTACCGCATTTTCAATGATGAGAACGGGGTGCAGGGTGCCATCCGCATAGCGCGTCCCTTCCCAAACCGCTACCATCCCGACTTCCCGAAGATGCTGGTGCTGAATACCGTGTTTGGCGGCTACTTTGGCTCCCGCCTGATGAGCAATATCCGGGAAGACAAAGGCTACACGTATGGTATTCATTCCCAGGTGTACAATTTCCGCCAGGCCGGCGCCATCAACATTACCACGGAAGCGGGCCGCGATGTGTGCGAAGCAGCTATTGTGGAAGTGTATAAGGAAATGGAGCGCATGCAGCAGGAGCTGATAGATGAAGAAGAGATCCTGCTGGTGCGCAACTACATGATCGGCTCCATCCTGGGCGACCTGGACGGCGCCTTCCACATCATCCAGCGCTGGAAGAATCTCATCCTGAACGACCTGGACGAAAATTACTTCTACAACAACATCCGCACGATCAAAAATATCTCCGTAGAAGAATTGCAGCAACTGGCCAGACAATACTACAACCCGGCTGATTTTTATGAACTGGTGGTGATATAA
- a CDS encoding lysozyme inhibitor LprI family protein translates to MKLTLLLLLTLLGGATVAQSRVILDSLDKRYQECLSLHSGQYNCAQQYYRSMDSLLRRSYSRLCNQLDSNGRQSLQLEQLDWEERKTAYFELLDARVDKQHKTTLSGLDDRVISTDNKAAYLRNRVLQLARLDAH, encoded by the coding sequence ATGAAATTAACTTTACTCCTATTGCTTACCCTCCTGGGAGGCGCCACCGTGGCCCAGTCCCGGGTTATCCTGGACTCCCTGGACAAGCGCTACCAGGAATGTCTTTCCCTTCACAGCGGCCAGTATAACTGTGCCCAGCAATATTACCGGAGCATGGACAGCCTTCTGCGCCGCAGTTATTCCCGGTTGTGTAACCAGCTGGATAGCAATGGGCGCCAAAGCCTGCAACTGGAGCAGCTGGACTGGGAAGAGCGCAAAACCGCCTATTTTGAACTGCTGGACGCCCGGGTGGACAAGCAGCATAAGACCACGCTCAGTGGCCTGGATGACCGGGTGATCTCTACCGATAATAAAGCAGCCTACCTGCGTAATCGTGTGCTGCAACTGGCACGGCTGGATGCCCACTAG
- a CDS encoding formimidoylglutamase: protein MADLTHLQDFIEPVSKAWLNDDQEYDPAQMGGAIDTYESEAYFPDLDTADIVLLGVGEERGSFPPRNSMDGPNAIRREFYNLYYWHNDVRVADIGNLLPGQGLGDAYAALSAVLTPLIDAGKTVVILGGSHDLTYAQYQAYASKHYIIEATVADALIDLQEGSPRRDLSFLMDMLTEQPNYIKHFNHLAFQSYYVHPRMLETLDKLRFDCYRLGRVRENLDEIEPVLRNTDLFSLDLNVLRASDAPATAISPNGLTGEEACVLARHAGMSDRLSSFGIYGYKTGADKGSMTAKQVSQMLWYFIDGRSVKNREAALTERESFWEFHIAGADIETVFLKSKKTQRWWMQLPSNDFVPCSHHDYLLASNNEIPERWLRHQERL from the coding sequence ATGGCAGATCTGACACATTTACAAGATTTTATTGAGCCCGTATCCAAAGCCTGGTTAAATGACGACCAGGAGTATGACCCTGCGCAAATGGGCGGGGCGATCGATACCTACGAGTCGGAAGCGTACTTTCCCGACCTGGACACGGCCGATATTGTTTTGCTGGGTGTGGGCGAAGAACGCGGCAGCTTCCCGCCGCGCAACAGTATGGATGGGCCTAACGCCATCCGCCGCGAATTTTACAACCTCTATTACTGGCACAACGATGTGCGCGTAGCAGACATCGGCAACCTCCTTCCCGGCCAGGGCCTGGGCGATGCTTATGCCGCACTGTCGGCCGTACTAACCCCGCTGATAGATGCCGGCAAAACCGTGGTGATCCTCGGCGGCTCCCACGACCTTACGTATGCACAATACCAGGCATACGCTTCCAAACATTACATCATTGAAGCTACCGTGGCCGATGCCCTCATCGACCTCCAGGAAGGATCGCCCCGCCGCGATCTCAGTTTCCTCATGGATATGCTCACCGAGCAGCCCAATTACATCAAACACTTCAACCACCTGGCTTTCCAGAGTTACTACGTGCACCCCCGCATGCTGGAAACGCTGGATAAACTGCGTTTCGATTGCTACCGCCTGGGCCGTGTGCGCGAAAACCTGGACGAAATAGAGCCGGTGCTACGCAATACGGATCTTTTCAGCCTGGACCTCAACGTACTCCGCGCCAGCGATGCCCCCGCCACTGCCATTTCTCCCAACGGGCTTACCGGTGAAGAAGCCTGCGTACTGGCCCGCCACGCCGGCATGAGCGACCGCCTCAGCTCCTTTGGCATCTATGGCTACAAAACCGGTGCAGATAAAGGCAGCATGACTGCCAAACAGGTTTCGCAAATGCTGTGGTACTTCATAGACGGCCGCTCCGTGAAAAACCGCGAAGCAGCTCTCACAGAGCGCGAATCCTTCTGGGAATTCCACATTGCCGGTGCAGACATTGAAACCGTATTCCTGAAAAGTAAAAAAACACAACGCTGGTGGATGCAATTGCCCAGCAACGATTTTGTGCCCTGCTCCCACCACGATTACCTGCTGGCCAGCAACAACGAAATCCCCGAACGCTGGCTGCGCCACCAGGAAAGGCTCTGA
- a CDS encoding glycosyltransferase, giving the protein MATTFPPVKILVVPLDWGLGHATRDIPIIHELLNAGCEVLIAAEGKHAALLSQEFPQITILPLRGYRIEYAQKGKFFGLKIISQIPKIIGAIRNEQRWLRKLVKTHQIDAVISDNRFGLYHKDLPTVIISHQLLIKTPFGGPLERWLKAMNYSYIRRYTHCWVPDYAGENNLAGELAHPHPLPPNVQFLGCLSRFEPRPEVAQKYDLLVLISGPEPQRTNLEKMVLEQIKPLHIKALIVSGKPGTPEMNQVTPEVQQVNHLNAAQLNEAMAASAMVLSRSGYTTLMDLAKLDKKAILVPTPGQSEQVYLGEWLMEKGFFYNVSQDAFNLPTVLEAAKTFPFKSLGKQDMEMYKEIVRGFAREVKDSQAKRLGGK; this is encoded by the coding sequence TTGGCCACAACCTTCCCGCCTGTTAAGATCCTGGTAGTCCCGCTGGACTGGGGTCTGGGCCATGCCACCCGCGACATACCGATCATACATGAACTATTAAACGCTGGCTGCGAGGTACTTATTGCTGCTGAAGGCAAACACGCCGCTTTGCTGTCCCAGGAGTTCCCACAAATTACGATCCTTCCATTGAGAGGCTACCGCATTGAATATGCGCAAAAAGGTAAATTCTTTGGCCTCAAGATCATCAGCCAGATTCCCAAGATCATTGGTGCCATCCGCAATGAACAGCGCTGGCTGCGTAAACTGGTGAAAACCCACCAGATAGACGCGGTGATCTCTGACAACCGTTTTGGCCTGTATCACAAAGACCTGCCCACCGTGATCATCTCCCACCAGCTGCTGATCAAGACACCCTTTGGTGGTCCGCTGGAGCGCTGGCTGAAAGCGATGAACTATAGCTACATCCGCCGGTATACACACTGCTGGGTGCCCGACTACGCGGGCGAGAACAACCTGGCCGGTGAACTGGCGCATCCCCACCCACTGCCGCCCAACGTGCAGTTCCTGGGTTGCCTGAGCCGCTTTGAGCCGAGGCCGGAAGTAGCGCAAAAATATGACCTGCTGGTACTGATCTCCGGTCCGGAGCCCCAGCGCACCAACCTGGAAAAGATGGTGCTGGAGCAGATCAAGCCCCTGCACATCAAAGCCCTCATTGTGAGCGGTAAGCCCGGCACGCCGGAAATGAACCAGGTAACGCCCGAAGTACAGCAGGTAAACCACCTGAATGCTGCCCAGCTCAATGAAGCCATGGCCGCATCTGCCATGGTACTGAGCCGCTCCGGCTACACCACCCTGATGGACCTGGCCAAACTGGATAAGAAAGCTATCCTGGTGCCTACGCCCGGCCAGTCAGAACAGGTATACCTGGGTGAATGGCTGATGGAAAAAGGCTTCTTCTACAATGTGAGCCAGGATGCATTCAACCTGCCCACTGTACTGGAAGCTGCAAAGACCTTTCCCTTCAAATCACTTGGCAAGCAAGACATGGAAATGTACAAGGAAATTGTGCGCGGGTTTGCCCGGGAGGTGAAGGACAGCCAGGCAAAGCGGCTTGGCGGTAAATAA